The following DNA comes from Ignavibacteriales bacterium.
GATTTGCGGCATTGCTTATTTCATTGTGGCAAAACAAAGCACTCGATAAAAACCAATACTGGAAGTACCTTGTGGTTTATTTTTCGGGAGTTATTATTCCATTGCTCTTATGCTTTTTCTATCTCGCGTATGCAGGAGTTTTTCATAATTTCTATCTTTGGACATTTGCCTACGCCAAGGAGTACACTTCGCTTGTACCAACGACGTATATTACATACTATTTTTTTTCATCCTTTCTCCCTCTTTGGCAACACACAACACTCATTTGGATAATAGCCGGTATTGGACTTATAGCTTTATTTATTTACGTTCCCGACAAACAATCGTATCTGATCGTTATGGGAATGATCATTGCGAGTATCATTGCTCTTTCCGTAGGCTTTTATTTCAGGCCGCATTATTTCATTTTAATACTGCCAGCCGTAGCCCTGCTCTTTGGAATTGGAGTTCGTTTCATTTTCCGTGTTTTTTCACCTGCCTCGTCATTCATCATACGCTATTTCCCACCCATTTTTATTGTTACAATAGCAATTCTTGGCACCCTTGCTGCCCATTGGGATGTTCTTGTTCAATTTTCACCTGCTCAAGTGACCACGACACGGTATGGTCAAAATCCATTCCTTTATTCTTCTATGATCGGAGAACTTATAAAGGAAAAAACATCAAAAGACGATCGAATAGCAATTATCGGAAGCGAGCCGCAGTTCTTATTCTATTCTCAGCGCCGGTCGGTGACATCGTTTATTTATACATACGCTCTTGTCGAAGACCAACCTTTTGCTGAACAATTTCGCTCTGAAATGATCCGTCAAGTCGAATCAGCAACTCCTAAACTTCTTATCTTTCCACAAGTCATACCCGAATGGTATACAATATCGAATGGAGAAAAGGAAATAAATAGATGGTTCTATAATTTTGCGAAGTTACATTACACCCAGGTTGCTCGTTTTGAATATTCCAGTAGTGAGGACACAATACTCGTTACAGATCCAACGCTTATAACAAAGAAACCAACACATTTGTTTTGGATCTCGATTTACGAACTACAAAAAGATTGAATAAGCTTTTATTCTATCTTCATGGTAATTCGAAAGAACATAAATATCCTTTATCATACATTCCTACACTTCTCGATGCCTCATGCTTTAACAGTTACGGTATTCTTTCATATATGATCACGCGATCTTCTTCTGTTGCTGTTCGGTACAAATGTTCTTGAGGGTCTTCTCGATTCTCATACGGAGTGTCAGGTGCATCGATAATAAGTTTACGATATTTTGACAAAGATAGTTTGGCAGAAAGATATTCTGCAACCATTTCATCTTTTTCACAAATGGCGTGTTTTCTGAAAATCACCCAACGAGCATGGCTGGCCTTCTCCAAATTTTCTCCGGTCAACCCTCCGATAACATGCAAACCAGTATACCACTTGATGGGCATATCGCCATAGGTAATCGCAACAGTATCAGAGGGTTGTGCATGGT
Coding sequences within:
- a CDS encoding glycosyltransferase family 39 protein encodes the protein MKSKTLNIYLPLLFLFFIVLSTIILRMRLLDVPLERDEGEYAYIGQLILDGTPPYSEAYNMKFPGIYFFYAGILWLFGETHTAIHFCLLIVNVLSIILLYIFARTAYDDWVAAAAAGAFALLSMSYHVQGFWANAEHFILPFIIGANLLLLVGLRKNRIDYILFGALLFGCAALVKQHGAFFGLLGFAALLISLWQNKALDKNQYWKYLVVYFSGVIIPLLLCFFYLAYAGVFHNFYLWTFAYAKEYTSLVPTTYITYYFFSSFLPLWQHTTLIWIIAGIGLIALFIYVPDKQSYLIVMGMIIASIIALSVGFYFRPHYFILILPAVALLFGIGVRFIFRVFSPASSFIIRYFPPIFIVTIAILGTLAAHWDVLVQFSPAQVTTTRYGQNPFLYSSMIGELIKEKTSKDDRIAIIGSEPQFLFYSQRRSVTSFIYTYALVEDQPFAEQFRSEMIRQVESATPKLLIFPQVIPEWYTISNGEKEINRWFYNFAKLHYTQVARFEYSSSEDTILVTDPTLITKKPTHLFWISIYELQKD